The following coding sequences are from one Salvia hispanica cultivar TCC Black 2014 chromosome 3, UniMelb_Shisp_WGS_1.0, whole genome shotgun sequence window:
- the LOC125209382 gene encoding F-box protein SKIP2-like: MGQATSTHGHILGEADDATAAQQDQDFSSGIPDGCLALIFQRLSPADRTNCLLVCRRWLVVEGQNRRRLSLNASSRVTALLPSLFTRFDSLTSLSLLCSRTSTSINDHALILISQRCLNLSHLTLRRCREVSPVGILALAQNCKSLTKFSCTSCTFGDKGMSALLNNSTSLEQLSVKRLRGIKDGQGFELSPGVTSSRLRSLKLKKLYNGQCFSRLITESNNLTNLKISSCLGNWDGIIRAAMTKNNAFKQIHLEKIQVSDVALFAISKCLRLEEFKLAKAPDFSNEGISAVVTKCKLLQKLHIDGCRSNRIGDPSVMAIAESSANLVKLVLVGVSVTSVSLTAIASSCEKLETLALSGSRTVGDNEISCVASRCMALRKLCVKRCRVTDAGIEAVANGCPNLVRIKVEKCRGVSRGMVEKLRERRGSLVVDLCVDEAEAKMVRAKIFAIVFVFTFYAILLLRNYLL, encoded by the coding sequence ATGGGGCAAGCCACCTCCACCCACGGCCACATCCTAGGCGAGGCCGACGACGCCACCGCCGCTCAACAGGATCAAGACTTCTCCTCCGGCATCCCCGACGGATGCCTCGCCTTGATCTTCCAACGCCTCTCCCCCGCCGACAGAACCAACTGCCTCCTCGTCTGTCGCCGCTGGCTCGTGGTGGAGGGCCAGAACCGCCGCCGCCTCTCCCTCAACGCCTCCTCCCGCGTCACCGCCCTCCTCCCCTCCCTCTTCACCCGCTTCGACTCCCTCACCTCCCTCTCCCTCCTCTGCTCCCGCACCTCCACCAGCATCAACGACCACGCCCTCATCCTCATCTCCCAGCGCTGCCTCAACCTCTCCCACCTCACCCTCCGCCGCTGCCGCGAAGTCTCCCCCGTCGGCATCCTCGCCCTCGCCCAAAACTGCAAATCCTTAACCAAATTCTCATGCACCTCGTGCACCTTCGGAGATAAGGGCATGTCCGCTCTCCTCAACAACTCCACCTCTCTTGAACAACTCTCCGTCAAGCGATTGCGCGGAATCAAAGACGGACAGGGCTTTGAACTCAGCCCCGGCGTCACAAGCTCCCGCCTTAGATCACTCAAGCTTAAGAAGCTTTACAACGGACAATGCTTCTCCCGCTTAATCACCGAATCAAACAACCTCACAAATCTAAAGATTTCAAGCTGTTTAGGGAATTGGGACGGAATAATCCGCGCTGCCATGACTAAAAACAACGCATTCAAACAGATTCACCTGGAGAAGATCCAGGTGAGCGACGTCGCGCTATTCGCAATCTCCAAATGCTTAAGACTAGAGGAGTTCAAATTAGCAAAAGCTCCTGATTTCTCCAACGAAGGAATCTCCGCTGTTGTAACAAAATGCAAGCTCTTGCAAAAGCTCCACATTGATGGTTGCCGGAGCAACCGCATCGGCGATCCATCAGTGATGGCGATAGCGGAGAGCAGTGCCAACCTAGTTAAGCTTGTTCTAGTTGGGGTGAGTGTTACCTCGGTGAGCTTAACTGCCATCGCCTCGAGCTGTGAAAAGCTCGAGACGCTGGCGTTGTCTGGGAGCAGGACGGTCGGGGACAATGAGATATCGTGTGTAGCATCGAGGTGCATGGCTTTAAGGAAGCTGTGTGTAAAGAGGTGCCGGGTGACGGATGCGGGGATCGAGGCGGTGGCCAACGGGTGCCCGAATTTGGTGAGGATTAAGGTGGAGAAGTGTAGAGGGGTGTCTAGGGGAATGGTGGAGAAGCTTAGGGAGAGGAGGGGATCGTTGGTTGTGGATTTGTGTGTGGATGAGGCTGAGGCTAAGATGGTTCGTGCCAAGATTTTCGCGATCGTTTTCGTCTTCACATTTTATGCGATTCTGTTGTTGAGAAATTATCTCTTGTGA
- the LOC125213843 gene encoding zingipain-2-like translates to MPMLIAALLIFSLAASASATATTPDDQQLKGLYEEWLARHGKAYNAIGEKDKRFDIFKDNYNYINEHNALNRTYKVGLNQFADLTHAEYKSMYLGTRIDAHRRFARSKNASPRYLSRAGDRLPESVDWRKTGAVAPIKNQGTCGSCWAFSTVAAVEAINKIVTGEMITLSEQELVDCDRTQNSGCNGGLMDYAFQFIISNGGMDTEEDYPYRGADGQCDLNRRNAKVVTIDGYEDVPQDEKALQKAVAHQPVSVGIEASGRALQLYSSGVFTGGCGTELDHGVVVVGYGRERGVDYWLVRNSWGTNWGEDGYFRLERNVRDASGKCGIAMIASYPTKTSNGYASQ, encoded by the exons ATGCCGATGCTCATCGCCGCCCTTCTCATCTTCAGCTTGGCCGCCTCTGCCTCCGCCACCGCAACAACACCCGACGACCAACAGCTGAAGGGCCTCTACGAGGAGTGGCTAGCGCGGCATGGTAAAGCCTACAACGCCATCGGAGAGAAGGACAAAAGGTTCGACATCTTCAAGGACAACTACAACTACATCAACGAGCACAACGCCTTGAACCGGACCTACAAGGTGGGACTCAACCAGTTTGCCGACCTCACTCACGCCGAGTACAAGTCCATGTACCTCGGCACCAGGATCGACGCCCACCGCCGCTTCGCCAGGTCCAAGAACGCCTCCCCGCGCTACCTCTCCCGCGCAGGCGATCGCCTCCCTGAGTCTGTTGACTGGAGAAAGACAGGCGCTGTTGCTCCCATCAAGAATCAGGGCACTTGTG GGAGCTGTTGGGCTTTCTCGACTGTGGCTGCCGTGGAAGCTATAAACAAGATTGTGACAGGGGAGATGATTACTCTGTCGGAGCAGGAGCTGGTGGACTGTGACAGAACACAAAACTCCGGCTGCAACGGGGGCCTCATGGACTACGCCTTCCAGTTCATCATCTCCAACGGCGGCATGGACACTGAAGAGGATTATCCTTACAGAGGTGCCGATGGCCAATGCGATCTCAACAGG AGGAATGCCAAGGTTGTGACCATAGACGGGTACGAGGACGTACCCCAGGACGAGAAGGCCCTGCAGAAGGCCGTGGCTCATCAACCCGTTAGCGTGGGCATTGAAGCATCCGGCAGGGCCCTCCAACTCTATTCCTCG GGTGTTTTCACTGGGGGTTGTGGGACGGAGCTGGATCACGGCGTGGTGGTTGTGGGGTACGGAAGGGAGAGGGGGGTGGACTATTGGCTCGTGAGGAATTCGTGGGGGACGAATTGGGGGGAAGATGGCTACTTCAGGCTCGAGCGCAATGTGCGTGATGCATCTGGGAAGTGTGGGATTGCTATGATTGCTTCTTATCCAACCAAGACTAGCAATGGCTATGCCTCTCAGTGA
- the LOC125215317 gene encoding F-box protein SKIP2-like: MGQTTSSYGYSSGGSAYMADLSLSPHHHRSSSPDSAPPPPDADSSNQEPDYTSEIPDECLALIFQCLSSGDRKRSSLVCRRWLAVDGQSRHRLSLNASADSAPFLPSIFTRFDSVTKLALRCDRKSTSINDAALALISQRCHSLTRIKLRGCREITDLGMLALAQNCKNLRKFSCSSCSFGVKGMNALLNNCSSLEELSVSRLRGIDNGFPAESIGPGIASSRLRSITLKELYNGQCFSPLVIESKNLKSLKIIRCLGDWDRLLEAVAGRKNCLTEVHLERLQVSDAGLMAISKCPDLENFHLVKTPDCSDDGISAISEKCKLLRKLHIDGWRTNRIGDEGLIAIAKNSKNLVELVLIGVNPTTASLSAVASNCLNLERLALCGSDTIGDAEISCVAAKCNSLRKLCIKGCRITDSGIEAFATGCPNLVKIKVKKCRGVSRVVVDQLRARRESLAVNLDVDEVELPSIDWNTSNAGLQEVEYRGELAQETTHDHGHDSEGSTSNGARSSNKSRFSLLAGRTIAACAFQRLVNGNGSSNDST, translated from the coding sequence ATGGGCCAAACCACCTCCTCCTACGGCTATTCCTCCGGTGGCTCGGCCTATATGGCCGATCTCAGCCTCTCCCCTCACCACCACCGCAGCTCCTCCCCCGATTCCGCTCCGCCTCCTCCCGACGCTGATTCCTCGAATCAGGAACCGGACTACACGTCCGAGATCCCCGATGAATGCCTAGCCCTAATCTTCCAATGCCTGAGCTCCGGCGACCGGAAGAGGAGCTCTCTCGTCTGCCGCCGATGGCTCGCCGTGGACGGCCAGAGCCGCCACCGCCTCTCCCTCAACGCCTCCGCCGATTCCGCGCCCTTCCTTCCCTCGATTTTCACCCGCTTTGATTCAGTCACCAAACTCGCCCTCCGTTGCGACCGCAAATCCACCAGCATAAACGACGCCGCGTTGGCGTTGATCTCTCAACGCTGCCATAGCCTCACACGCATCAAGCTCCGCGGATGCCGCGAAATCACCGATCTAGGTATGTTGGCTTTGGctcaaaattgcaaaaatctGCGTAAATTCTCCTGTAGCTCGTGTTCGTTCGGTGTTAAGGGTATGAATGCGCTGTTGAATAATTGCTCTTCCCTAGAAGAGCTCTCTGTTAGTCGATTACGGGGAATCGACAACGGCTTCCCCGCCGAGTCGATTGGCCCTGGGATTGCCAGTTCTAGGCTTAGGTCAATCACGCTTAAGGAGCTCTATAACGGCCAATGTTTCTCGCCTTTGGTAATTGAATCgaagaatttgaaaagtttgaaGATTATTAGGTGTTTGGGGGATTGGGATAGATTGCTTGAGGCGGTGGCGGGGAGGAAGAATTGTTTAACGGAGGTTCATTTGGAGAGGCTGCAGGTGAGCGACGCCGGATTGATGGCCATCTCTAAGTGCCCTGATTTGGAGAATTTTCACCTGGTTAAGACCCCTGATTGCTCCGATGATGGGATCTCTGCCATTTCTGAGAAGTGTAAGCTTTTGAGGAAGCTCCATATTGATGGCTGGAGAACTAATAGGATAGGTGATGAGGGATTGATTGCTATTGCCAAGAATAGCAAGAATCTCGTGGAGTTGGTGCTTATTGGGGTGAATCCAACGACGGCGAGTTTGTCAGCAGTGGCCTCAAATTGCCTCAACTTGGAGAGATTAGCTCTGTGTGGGAGTGataccattggagatgctgaGATTTCATGCGTTGCTGCAAAATGCAATTCGTTGAGGAAACTCTGCATAAAGGGTTGTCGTATTACTGATTCTGGGATTGAGGCATTTGCTACTGGCTGCCCAAATCTGGTGAAGATCAAGGTCAAGAAGTGTAGAGGAGTGTCGAGAGTGGTTGTGGATCAGCTCAGGGCGAGGAGGGAGTCGTTGGCTGTGAATTTAGACGTGGACGAGGTTGAGCTTCCGAGCATAGATTGGAACACAAGCAATGCAGGTCTACAGGAGGTGGAGTATAGAGGGGAGTTGGCACAAGAAACTACTCATGACCATGGACACGATAGTGAAGGATCAACGAGTAATGGAGCCCGATCATCCAATAAGTCGAGGTTCAGCCTCTTGGCTGGAAGAACTATTGCTGCCTGTGCTTTCCAGAGGTTAGTAAACGGTAATGGTAGTTCAAATGATAGCACATGA
- the LOC125213844 gene encoding protein RER1A-like, with protein MEPIADGSSTTAATPAAASSAISQWKFAVSQRFQHFLDKSTPYLLYRWIAFLCIALIYGVRVYLVQGFYVVSYALGIYLLNLFIGFLSPQDDPEFDATLPIRNSEEFRPFVRRLPEFKFWYSITKAFCIAFVLTFFSVFDVPVFWPILLFYWVMLCTLMLRRQILHMMKYKYVPFSTGKQKYGGKRDSSPERESLNT; from the exons ATGGAACCCATCGCCGACGGTTCATCCACCACAGCGGCGACTCCAGCCGCGGCCTCATCCGCCATCTCGCAGTGGAAATTCGCGGTTTCGCAGCGGTTCCAGCACTTCCTAGATAAGTCAACACCGTACTTGCTGTACCGTTGGATCGCGTTCCTCTGCATCGCATTGATCTATGGAGTCCGGGTGTACCTGGTCCAGGGATTCTACGTTGTTTCCTACGCCCTCGGCATCTACCTCCTCAATTTGTTCATCGGATTCCTCTCGCCGCAGGACGACCCCGAATTCGACGCCACGCTCCCTATTCGGAACTCCGAAGAGTTCCGCCCCTTCGTCCGCCGCCTTCCCGAATTCAAATTCTG GTATTCAATCACCAAAGCGTTCTGCATTGCTTTCGTGCTGACATTCTTCAGCGTGTTTGATGTACCTGTGTTTTGGCCAATACTTCTCTTCTACTGGGTCATGCTGTGCACACTAATGCTAAGGAGACAGATACTTCATATGATGAAGTATAAATATGTTCCATTTTCTACTGGGAAGCAG AAATATGGCGGAAAGAGGGACTCCTCTCCCGAGAGAGAAAGCTTGAATACTTAG